Proteins encoded in a region of the Halostella limicola genome:
- a CDS encoding DEAD/DEAH box helicase, which yields MHVGDLPLAPEFVEHYRERGIDELYPPQAAAVEAGVADDGSVVAAVPTASGKTFVAQLAMLTSGGTSLFIVPLRALATEKYEAFRDLPGVSVGIATGDFDSRDEELDEHDVVVATSEKVDSAIRNGAEWVENVGCAVVDEIHLLDSPDRGPTLEVTLAKLRRLTPDLQVVGLSATVANADEVADWLDAELVTSDWRPVDLRTGVYAGGAITFEDGDARPVPTEGDAPTVALVRDAVAEGGQCLVFVNSRRATQDLARDLADEELPVSAAEADRAAAAEEIRTSATTGTGTALADCAERGVAFHHAGLRSEHRTAVESAFRDRDLSVIVATPTLAAGVNVPARRVVVRDHHRYTDDGVQSLPVLEVHQMFGRAGRPHLDPYGEAVLVGDEDDAADLRERYIGAEPEAISSKLAREDALRTHVLATVASGFADSREDLIDVFESTFLAHMDPDADLASVTDDAVAYLDDAGMIDDGDDLAATDLGELVSQVYVDPLTGADVLAAIERATEMDRVTSLTVLELVCDTPDMRGSYVRNSEAGRLTQFAMDREAELTKPVADFDGDFQAWLGSLKTARMLDDWVHGEDAEVLSERYGVGPGDIRRTAERAEWLLNATESLAERVEDDGDVTATIRETRQELGRRQP from the coding sequence ATGCACGTGGGGGACCTCCCCCTGGCTCCCGAGTTCGTCGAACACTACCGGGAGCGGGGGATCGACGAGCTGTATCCGCCGCAGGCCGCCGCCGTGGAGGCGGGCGTCGCCGACGACGGGTCCGTCGTCGCCGCGGTGCCGACCGCCAGCGGGAAGACGTTCGTCGCGCAACTCGCGATGCTGACCAGCGGGGGGACCTCGCTGTTTATCGTCCCGCTGCGGGCGCTCGCGACGGAGAAGTACGAGGCGTTCCGCGACCTGCCGGGCGTGAGCGTCGGCATCGCCACCGGTGACTTCGACTCGCGCGACGAGGAACTCGACGAGCACGACGTCGTCGTCGCCACCAGCGAGAAGGTGGACTCGGCGATCCGCAACGGGGCCGAGTGGGTCGAGAACGTCGGCTGCGCCGTCGTCGACGAGATACACCTGCTCGACTCGCCTGACCGCGGGCCGACGCTCGAGGTGACGCTCGCGAAACTCCGCCGCCTCACGCCCGACCTCCAGGTCGTCGGCCTCTCGGCCACCGTCGCCAACGCCGACGAGGTGGCCGACTGGCTGGACGCCGAACTCGTCACCTCGGACTGGCGGCCGGTCGACCTGCGGACCGGCGTGTACGCGGGCGGGGCGATCACCTTCGAGGACGGGGACGCCCGGCCCGTGCCGACCGAGGGCGACGCGCCGACGGTCGCGCTGGTCCGCGACGCCGTCGCGGAGGGCGGGCAGTGCCTGGTGTTCGTCAACTCCCGGCGGGCGACCCAGGACCTCGCGCGGGACCTGGCCGACGAGGAACTACCCGTCTCCGCCGCCGAGGCCGACCGCGCCGCGGCCGCCGAGGAGATACGGACCAGCGCGACGACCGGCACCGGCACCGCCCTGGCCGACTGCGCCGAGCGCGGCGTGGCCTTCCACCACGCCGGTCTGCGCTCGGAGCACCGGACGGCGGTGGAGAGCGCCTTCCGCGACCGCGACCTGTCGGTCATCGTCGCGACGCCGACGCTCGCGGCGGGGGTGAACGTCCCCGCCCGCCGGGTGGTCGTGCGCGACCACCACCGCTACACGGACGACGGGGTGCAGTCGCTCCCCGTGCTGGAGGTCCACCAGATGTTCGGCCGCGCGGGGCGTCCCCACCTCGACCCGTACGGCGAGGCGGTGCTCGTCGGGGACGAGGACGACGCCGCCGACCTCCGCGAGCGGTACATCGGCGCGGAGCCGGAGGCGATCAGCTCGAAGCTCGCCCGCGAGGACGCGCTCCGCACGCACGTGCTCGCGACCGTCGCCAGCGGCTTCGCGGACTCCCGCGAGGACCTGATCGACGTGTTCGAGTCGACGTTTCTCGCCCACATGGACCCCGACGCGGACCTGGCGAGCGTCACGGACGACGCCGTCGCCTACCTCGACGACGCGGGCATGATCGACGACGGCGACGACCTCGCGGCGACGGATCTCGGCGAACTCGTCTCGCAGGTGTACGTCGACCCGCTGACCGGCGCGGACGTGCTCGCCGCCATCGAGCGCGCGACCGAGATGGACCGGGTCACGTCGCTCACCGTCCTCGAACTCGTCTGCGACACGCCGGACATGCGCGGCTCCTACGTCCGCAACAGCGAGGCCGGCCGCCTCACGCAGTTCGCGATGGACCGCGAGGCGGAACTCACCAAGCCCGTTGCGGACTTCGACGGCGACTTCCAGGCGTGGCTCGGGTCGCTCAAGACCGCCCGGATGCTCGACGACTGGGTCCACGGCGAGGACGCCGAGGTGCTGTCCGAGCGCTACGGCGTCGGGCCGGGCGACATCCGCCGCACGGCCGAGCGCGCGGAGTGGCTACTGAACGCGACGGAGTCGCTCGCCGAGCGCGTCGAGGACGACGGCGACGTGACGGCGACGATACGGGAGACGAGACAGGAGCTCGGCCGCAGGCAGCCCTAG
- a CDS encoding NCS2 family permease, which produces MGLRESLADYFEFESHDTDLRTEILAGLTTFLTMSYIIVVNPAIMTDQPGDDGFPDGIALQGYSPGEVEQMLAVVTILASATAIFVMAFYANRPFAQAPGLGLNAFFAFTVVGAMGVPWQTALAAVVTEGVLFIALTAIGARKYVIRLFPEPVKFSVGTGIGLFLAFIGLEAMQVVVADPATLVTLGDLASDPVAVLSVLGLFVTLALYANGIRGSIILGILLTTAAGWALTFGGVVSEGVLAPAELQSAQYDITPLFGAFLQGFQNVEAFTFALVVFTFFFVDFFDTAGTLVGVGQAGDFLDEDGNLPDIDRPLMADAIGTTAGGILGTSTVTTYIESATGIEEGGRTGMTALVVGLLFLASLAIVPFVAAIPQYASHIALVVVAIIMLGNVTDIQWDDVTHAVPAGMTIIIMPLTFSIAYGIAAGIISYPVVKAATGEARDVSLGQWALAGAFVVYFFVRTSGILTGQL; this is translated from the coding sequence ATGGGACTCCGTGAAAGCCTAGCGGACTACTTCGAGTTCGAGTCGCACGACACGGACCTGCGGACCGAGATACTGGCGGGGCTCACGACGTTTCTCACGATGTCGTACATCATCGTCGTCAACCCCGCGATCATGACGGACCAGCCCGGGGACGACGGGTTCCCGGACGGGATCGCGCTTCAGGGGTACTCCCCCGGCGAGGTCGAGCAGATGCTGGCGGTCGTCACGATACTCGCCTCCGCGACGGCTATCTTCGTCATGGCGTTCTACGCCAACCGGCCGTTCGCGCAGGCGCCAGGCCTCGGCCTGAACGCCTTCTTCGCGTTCACGGTCGTCGGCGCGATGGGCGTCCCCTGGCAGACGGCCCTCGCGGCGGTCGTCACGGAAGGCGTGCTGTTCATCGCCCTCACCGCGATCGGCGCCCGCAAGTACGTGATACGGCTGTTCCCCGAACCGGTGAAGTTCTCGGTCGGAACCGGTATCGGCCTCTTCCTCGCGTTCATCGGGCTCGAGGCGATGCAGGTCGTCGTCGCGGACCCGGCGACCCTCGTCACCCTCGGCGATCTCGCGTCCGACCCCGTCGCGGTGCTGTCCGTCCTCGGCCTCTTCGTGACGCTTGCGCTGTACGCCAACGGCATCCGGGGGTCGATCATCCTCGGCATCCTCCTCACCACGGCCGCCGGCTGGGCGCTGACCTTCGGCGGCGTCGTGAGCGAGGGCGTGCTCGCGCCCGCCGAACTCCAGAGCGCCCAGTACGACATCACGCCGCTTTTCGGCGCGTTCCTCCAGGGCTTCCAGAACGTCGAGGCGTTCACCTTCGCCCTGGTCGTATTCACGTTCTTCTTCGTCGACTTCTTCGACACCGCGGGGACGCTCGTCGGCGTCGGTCAGGCAGGCGACTTCCTCGACGAAGACGGCAACCTGCCGGACATCGACCGGCCGCTGATGGCGGACGCCATCGGGACGACGGCCGGGGGCATCCTCGGCACCTCGACCGTGACGACGTACATCGAGTCAGCGACCGGCATCGAGGAGGGCGGTCGGACCGGAATGACCGCTCTGGTCGTCGGCCTGCTCTTTCTGGCGTCGCTGGCCATCGTCCCCTTCGTGGCCGCCATCCCGCAGTACGCCTCCCACATCGCACTGGTGGTCGTCGCGATCATCATGCTCGGCAACGTGACGGACATTCAGTGGGACGACGTTACTCACGCCGTCCCCGCCGGGATGACGATCATCATCATGCCGCTGACGTTCTCCATCGCGTACGGCATCGCCGCCGGCATCATCAGCTACCCGGTCGTCAAGGCCGCGACGGGCGAGGCGCGCGACGTCTCCCTCGGCCAGTGGGCGCTCGCGGGCGCGTTCGTCGTCTACTTCTTCGTCCGGACGAGCGGCATCCTCACGGGGCAGCTGTAG
- a CDS encoding glutathione S-transferase N-terminal domain-containing protein, protein MTNLELYELEGCPYCAKVVSKLEELGLDYESHMVPSSHSERTEVEEVSGQTGVPVLVDEENGVEGMPESDDIVEYLEETYGDGAA, encoded by the coding sequence ATGACGAACCTCGAACTGTACGAGCTCGAAGGCTGTCCGTACTGCGCGAAAGTCGTGAGCAAGCTGGAGGAGCTCGGCCTGGACTACGAGTCCCACATGGTCCCGAGCTCCCACAGCGAGCGCACCGAGGTCGAAGAGGTCAGCGGCCAGACCGGCGTCCCCGTACTGGTCGACGAGGAGAACGGCGTCGAGGGGATGCCCGAGAGCGACGACATCGTCGAGTACCTCGAAGAGACGTACGGCGACGGCGCGGCCTGA
- a CDS encoding universal stress protein, translating to MEPSHVLVPLDGSSLADDALAHALAVHDCRITVLNVVTPLDAPMSEGGVLEPDEERREAARERAERLVERARDRAEAAGRTVETVVETGDPETVVVEYAESHDVDQIVMGSHGGERRPVARRLLGTVATAVVGEAPVTVTVVR from the coding sequence ATGGAGCCTTCGCACGTACTCGTCCCGCTGGACGGCTCGTCGCTGGCCGACGACGCGCTGGCCCACGCGCTGGCGGTCCACGACTGCCGGATCACCGTTCTGAACGTCGTCACCCCACTGGACGCGCCGATGAGCGAGGGCGGCGTGCTAGAGCCGGACGAGGAGCGCCGCGAGGCGGCACGCGAGCGCGCCGAGCGGCTGGTCGAGCGCGCCCGGGACCGCGCGGAGGCGGCGGGGCGGACGGTCGAAACGGTCGTCGAGACGGGCGACCCCGAGACGGTCGTCGTGGAGTACGCCGAGTCCCACGACGTCGACCAGATCGTCATGGGGAGCCACGGCGGCGAGCGCCGCCCCGTCGCGCGGCGGCTGCTGGGGACGGTCGCGACGGCCGTCGTCGGCGAGGCCCCGGTGACGGTGACGGTCGTCCGGTAG
- a CDS encoding inorganic phosphate transporter, whose protein sequence is MTVTFWALVGLATLAGLFMAWSLGANSNSPPFAPAVGANAVPTMRAAFLIGVFAALGALTQGGSISETVGSSLVRGATLTPMAATAGLLTAAAFMTLGVYSGYPIPAAFATSGAVVGVGLSLGGAPAWDTYRRLGTFWLAVPFMSGGIAYLTAKLLRRDDVPDAVGVPLLAGVVAGIVANVSLGVVPSPTAQGTLAGFFSRLLGEPAVGGVAVVEVGTTVAFAALGFALVRRRMLASVDAGIRTFLIALGSVVAFSSGGSQVGLATGPLENLVRVELGLPGIALLAFGATGILAGAWMGAPRLLQATSREYAQLGLRRSLAALVPGFIIAQLAISLGIPISFNNIIISGVIGGGLAGGSAGVSRSKIGWTVAFWLITLVASTAVGFGLYRLFAAVLGTS, encoded by the coding sequence ATGACCGTCACGTTCTGGGCGCTCGTCGGGCTCGCGACGCTCGCGGGGCTGTTCATGGCGTGGTCGCTGGGCGCGAACAGCAACTCGCCGCCGTTCGCGCCCGCGGTCGGGGCGAACGCCGTCCCGACCATGCGCGCCGCCTTTCTCATCGGCGTGTTCGCCGCGCTCGGCGCGCTCACGCAGGGCGGGAGCATCTCGGAGACGGTGGGGTCGAGCCTGGTCCGCGGCGCCACGCTCACGCCTATGGCCGCGACGGCGGGCCTGCTCACCGCAGCGGCCTTCATGACGCTCGGCGTCTACTCCGGCTACCCCATCCCGGCGGCGTTCGCGACCTCCGGGGCCGTCGTCGGCGTCGGCCTCTCGCTCGGCGGCGCGCCCGCGTGGGACACGTACCGCCGGCTCGGGACGTTCTGGCTCGCCGTCCCGTTCATGTCCGGCGGCATCGCCTACCTGACGGCGAAGCTGCTCCGGCGCGACGACGTGCCGGACGCGGTCGGCGTCCCGCTGCTCGCGGGGGTGGTCGCCGGCATCGTCGCGAACGTGTCGCTGGGGGTCGTCCCCTCCCCGACCGCGCAGGGCACCCTCGCGGGGTTTTTCTCCCGGCTGCTCGGCGAACCGGCCGTCGGCGGCGTCGCAGTCGTGGAGGTCGGCACGACGGTCGCCTTCGCGGCGCTCGGGTTCGCCCTCGTCCGCCGGCGGATGCTCGCGTCGGTCGACGCGGGGATCCGCACGTTCCTGATCGCGCTCGGGAGCGTCGTCGCCTTCTCCAGCGGCGGCAGTCAGGTCGGGCTCGCCACCGGGCCGCTGGAGAACCTCGTGCGGGTCGAACTCGGCCTCCCCGGGATCGCGCTGCTCGCGTTCGGTGCGACCGGCATCCTCGCCGGCGCGTGGATGGGCGCGCCGCGGCTGCTGCAGGCGACCTCCCGCGAGTACGCCCAGCTGGGACTGCGCCGCTCCCTCGCCGCGCTCGTCCCCGGCTTCATCATCGCGCAACTGGCGATCTCGCTTGGCATCCCGATCTCCTTCAACAACATCATCATCTCGGGCGTGATCGGCGGCGGGCTCGCGGGCGGTTCCGCCGGCGTCTCCCGGTCGAAGATCGGCTGGACGGTCGCGTTCTGGCTGATCACGCTCGTCGCGTCGACCGCGGTCGGATTCGGTCTCTACCGGCTGTTCGCCGCCGTCCTGGGCACGTCGTGA
- a CDS encoding universal stress protein: protein MDRPEVLVAVGDPEHVEQLVRTASDLARVVGGGVRIVSVVVKSHDSPFGVFSDETIADRYSGDRRAFLDRASDVVPDDVPVEAEILVARSVDRGLLRAVAETGPAALLIGWRARDRQRSGVVLGTSVDAVLRRATCDVYVERIGQLANGVEAVLLPVAGGPHVRPAAVIAGAVAAANDATVTVLSVAGPDEDHESAAERVAEGRAAIEAAPGPAVETRTVVREAADVEDALVDAAAAHDVVAFGATRRGAFRARLVGSVPRRVAERTNQTVLLARAAEEAGGPLRSLVDRVRSWR, encoded by the coding sequence ATGGACCGACCCGAAGTGCTGGTCGCCGTCGGCGATCCCGAACACGTCGAGCAGCTGGTCCGGACCGCGAGCGACCTCGCCCGGGTCGTCGGCGGCGGCGTCCGGATCGTCAGCGTCGTCGTCAAGTCCCACGACTCCCCGTTCGGCGTCTTCTCCGACGAGACGATCGCCGACCGGTACTCCGGGGACAGGCGTGCGTTCCTCGACCGGGCGTCCGACGTCGTCCCGGACGACGTCCCGGTGGAAGCGGAGATCCTGGTCGCCCGCTCGGTCGACCGCGGCCTCCTGCGCGCGGTCGCCGAGACCGGACCGGCGGCCCTCCTGATCGGCTGGCGCGCCCGCGACCGACAGCGGTCCGGCGTCGTCCTCGGCACGAGCGTCGACGCGGTCCTGCGCCGGGCGACCTGCGACGTGTACGTCGAGCGCATCGGACAGCTCGCGAACGGCGTCGAGGCCGTCTTGCTACCCGTGGCGGGCGGCCCGCACGTTCGCCCGGCGGCGGTCATCGCCGGGGCCGTCGCCGCGGCTAACGACGCCACGGTGACGGTGCTTTCGGTGGCGGGGCCGGACGAAGACCACGAATCCGCCGCCGAACGGGTCGCCGAGGGCCGCGCGGCGATCGAGGCCGCGCCCGGCCCGGCCGTCGAGACGAGGACGGTCGTCCGCGAGGCGGCGGACGTCGAGGACGCCCTCGTCGACGCCGCCGCGGCCCACGACGTCGTCGCCTTCGGCGCGACGAGACGCGGCGCGTTCCGGGCGCGCCTGGTCGGGTCCGTGCCGCGGCGGGTCGCCGAACGGACGAACCAGACCGTGCTGCTCGCCCGCGCCGCGGAGGAGGCGGGCGGTCCGCTGCGGTCGCTGGTCGACAGGGTCCGGAGTTGGCGATGA
- a CDS encoding transcriptional regulator, with translation MSRSALVGNVTAMLEDAGFTVSDRCAIRPKSFDVAARRGQDLVLLKILANIDAFDGATGAEMRRLGTYLNATPMVVGLRTRDEDLKPDVVYFRHGVPVLSPDTAMNLFVEEVPPLIYAAPGGLYVNIDSDVLADEREERGWSLGQLASELGVSRRTVSKYEDGMNASVEVAMELEDMFDAPLTSPVDVLEDGAEEVRDADPTPDDPEADPDDERIVAVMTRAGFDVHPTLRAPFKAVSEDDDDSGEGTVLTGHSEFTRTAEKRARIMGSLGRVTRTRSVYFVDSAKRDSVEGTAIIERDEVEEIRDADTLRDLIRERSDGEPA, from the coding sequence ATGTCCCGGTCCGCTCTAGTCGGCAACGTCACCGCTATGCTCGAAGACGCCGGCTTCACGGTGAGCGACCGGTGCGCGATCCGACCGAAGAGCTTCGACGTGGCGGCGCGCCGGGGGCAGGATCTGGTGCTGCTGAAGATCCTCGCGAACATCGACGCCTTCGACGGCGCGACGGGCGCGGAGATGCGCCGCCTCGGCACGTACCTCAACGCCACGCCGATGGTTGTCGGGCTCCGGACGCGCGACGAGGACCTCAAGCCCGACGTCGTCTACTTCCGGCACGGCGTCCCCGTCCTCAGCCCCGACACCGCGATGAACCTGTTCGTCGAGGAGGTGCCGCCGCTCATCTACGCCGCGCCGGGCGGCCTGTACGTCAACATCGACAGCGACGTGCTGGCCGACGAGCGCGAAGAGCGCGGCTGGAGCCTCGGACAGCTCGCTTCCGAGCTGGGCGTCTCCCGCCGCACCGTCTCGAAGTACGAGGACGGCATGAACGCCTCCGTCGAGGTGGCGATGGAGCTCGAGGACATGTTCGACGCGCCGCTTACCAGCCCGGTCGACGTGCTCGAAGACGGCGCGGAGGAGGTCCGCGACGCCGACCCCACGCCCGACGACCCCGAGGCCGACCCGGACGACGAGCGCATCGTCGCCGTCATGACCCGCGCCGGGTTCGACGTCCACCCGACGCTACGCGCACCGTTCAAGGCCGTCAGCGAGGACGACGACGACAGCGGCGAGGGGACGGTCCTGACGGGCCACTCCGAGTTCACCCGCACCGCGGAGAAGCGCGCCCGCATCATGGGCTCGCTCGGCCGCGTCACCCGCACCCGGTCGGTGTACTTCGTCGACAGCGCCAAGCGCGACTCCGTCGAGGGCACCGCCATCATCGAGCGCGACGAGGTCGAGGAGATCCGCGACGCCGACACGCTCCGCGACCTCATCCGCGAGCGCTCCGACGGCGAACCGGCCTGA
- a CDS encoding tRNA(Ile)(2)-agmatinylcytidine synthase, translated as MAVIGIDDTDSRERGQCTTYVAHTVAERIRAAGGDVERLLLVRLNPAVQHKTRGNAALAIHADVDPGEAFEIARDELDGAAETADENTNPGLVVAPGDPDAVPDAVAAFAREAMRDHHDIEDATALSDAQGYRRAGWKNARGTVGALAAVGAWRAVPEWTYEYISYRYPDARGTPRDVDYDSVFAAADEAYPDAWDTVDRAEGQAVCVPRTPGPILHGIRGDDPETVREVAESIESEPVESAALFRANQGTDAHLRDAALADVRDGRSYRVDGTVASPPETREGGHVFLTLEDGDAALDCAAFEPTKRFRDRVRALRAGDRITACGEVADGTLKLEKFAVRDLNETELVTPDCPDCGRSMESAGRNQGYRCRDCETAADGKVERRVERDLEIGWYEVPPCARRHIAKPLVRGGFDAPTYPER; from the coding sequence ATGGCAGTCATCGGGATCGACGACACGGACTCGCGCGAGCGCGGGCAGTGCACGACTTACGTCGCCCACACCGTCGCCGAGCGGATCCGGGCGGCGGGCGGCGACGTCGAGCGCCTGCTCCTCGTCCGCCTCAACCCCGCCGTCCAGCACAAGACTCGCGGGAACGCGGCGCTCGCGATCCACGCCGACGTCGACCCCGGCGAGGCCTTCGAGATCGCCCGCGACGAACTCGACGGCGCGGCCGAGACGGCGGACGAGAACACCAACCCCGGCCTCGTCGTCGCGCCCGGCGACCCCGACGCGGTGCCGGACGCGGTCGCCGCTTTCGCCCGCGAGGCGATGCGGGACCACCACGATATCGAGGACGCGACGGCGCTCTCGGACGCCCAGGGTTACCGCCGCGCCGGGTGGAAGAACGCCCGCGGCACCGTCGGCGCGCTCGCCGCCGTCGGCGCGTGGCGCGCCGTCCCCGAGTGGACCTACGAGTACATCTCCTATCGCTACCCGGACGCCCGAGGGACCCCCCGCGACGTCGACTACGATTCCGTGTTCGCGGCCGCGGACGAGGCCTACCCCGACGCGTGGGACACCGTCGACCGCGCCGAGGGTCAGGCCGTCTGCGTCCCGCGCACGCCCGGCCCGATCCTCCACGGGATCCGCGGGGACGACCCCGAGACGGTCCGCGAAGTCGCCGAGAGCATCGAGAGCGAACCGGTCGAATCGGCGGCCCTTTTTCGCGCGAATCAGGGGACCGACGCCCACCTCCGCGACGCCGCCCTCGCCGACGTGCGCGACGGCCGGTCCTACCGCGTCGACGGGACGGTCGCGTCCCCCCCGGAGACCCGCGAGGGCGGCCACGTCTTCCTGACGCTCGAAGACGGCGACGCCGCCCTCGACTGCGCCGCCTTCGAACCCACAAAACGGTTCCGCGACCGCGTCCGCGCGCTCCGCGCCGGCGACCGGATCACCGCCTGCGGCGAGGTCGCCGACGGCACGCTCAAACTGGAGAAGTTCGCCGTCCGCGACCTGAACGAGACGGAACTGGTCACGCCGGACTGCCCCGACTGCGGGCGGTCGATGGAGAGCGCCGGCCGGAACCAGGGCTATCGGTGCCGGGACTGCGAGACGGCGGCCGACGGCAAGGTCGAGCGGCGGGTGGAGCGCGACCTCGAAATCGGGTGGTACGAGGTGCCGCCCTGCGCTCGGCGCCACATCGCCAAGCCGTTGGTACGAGGTGGGTTCGACGCGCCGACGTATCCGGAGCGGTGA
- a CDS encoding inositol monophosphatase family protein: protein MTESDRGDVVVRAAREGADVAADYFRTGVAVETKDGDTDVVTRADREAQERVIETIRADYPDVTIVGEEEGAPTTVPDEGPAFVVDPIDGTNNFVRGIPFWCTSVAAVVDGEPVAAATVAPPTDEEFVAVDGTTRRNGDPVSVSDRDDPAVSTVAPTLWWDFDRRDEYAAAAEGVVERFADLRRYGSAQLSLGYVAAGALDGLFSNIYGNPWDTVAGVHLVRQAGGAATDVEGDSWRHDSKGLVVSNDLIHDEVLAAARDAEERRS, encoded by the coding sequence ATGACCGAGAGCGACCGAGGAGACGTCGTCGTCCGCGCCGCGCGCGAGGGTGCAGACGTCGCCGCCGACTACTTCCGAACGGGCGTCGCCGTGGAGACGAAAGACGGCGACACGGACGTGGTGACGCGAGCCGACCGAGAGGCGCAGGAGCGCGTCATCGAGACGATCCGGGCGGACTACCCGGACGTCACGATCGTCGGCGAGGAGGAGGGCGCACCGACGACGGTGCCCGACGAGGGGCCGGCCTTCGTCGTCGACCCGATCGACGGGACGAACAATTTCGTTCGGGGAATCCCGTTCTGGTGTACGAGCGTCGCCGCGGTCGTCGACGGTGAGCCGGTCGCGGCCGCGACGGTCGCGCCGCCGACCGACGAGGAGTTCGTCGCCGTCGACGGGACGACGCGGCGCAACGGCGACCCGGTGTCGGTCAGCGATCGCGACGACCCCGCCGTCAGCACCGTCGCGCCGACGCTGTGGTGGGACTTCGACCGCCGCGACGAGTACGCCGCCGCCGCGGAGGGGGTCGTCGAGCGGTTCGCCGACCTCCGGCGCTACGGCTCGGCGCAGCTGTCGCTCGGCTACGTCGCGGCGGGCGCGCTGGACGGGCTGTTCTCGAACATCTACGGCAACCCGTGGGACACCGTCGCCGGCGTCCACCTCGTCCGACAGGCGGGCGGCGCGGCGACCGACGTCGAGGGCGACAGCTGGCGACACGACAGCAAGGGACTGGTCGTCTCGAACGACCTGATCCACGACGAAGTGCTGGCGGCGGCGCGGGACGCGGAAGAGCGGCGGAGCTGA
- a CDS encoding PhnD/SsuA/transferrin family substrate-binding protein translates to MPEYNTSRTRRRFLQAAGAAGTVGLTGCLFGNGDDGGDSDNTVRFVLNPAESDVEIKKQYQPLFDHIESETDATIDATRADSYTATLQAIRNDQADIADTSPSAAIAGSDVGDVIGVRVAYGASRYFSLITTTPDSGVDEIGDLEGETVSMSDILSVSGSLVPLVMLKNAGLDIGNAPDGDAADFNVENSDHTTARDQMMERDDVAAAATGAFSTAAHVPQEQFDEMSDDFADISAEYESAGTEDPELQLLAVSDPLPRAPLMSRSAWDADIRQDVEEAILNAEPEDLEHGDDYEGESLWFTGIEEGSLDDYEPIQQVMDELGLEFSDLS, encoded by the coding sequence ATGCCTGAATACAATACTTCGCGGACACGTCGTCGGTTCCTGCAGGCGGCGGGCGCTGCGGGGACCGTCGGATTGACCGGTTGCCTGTTCGGTAACGGCGACGACGGCGGCGACTCGGACAACACCGTTCGGTTCGTGCTGAACCCGGCCGAGTCTGACGTCGAAATCAAGAAACAGTACCAGCCGCTGTTCGACCACATCGAGTCGGAGACGGACGCGACCATCGACGCGACGCGGGCCGACAGCTACACGGCGACGCTGCAGGCGATCCGCAACGACCAGGCGGACATCGCCGACACGTCGCCCTCGGCCGCCATCGCGGGATCCGACGTCGGCGACGTGATCGGGGTCCGCGTCGCGTACGGCGCGTCGCGGTACTTCTCGCTCATCACCACGACGCCCGACAGCGGCGTCGACGAAATCGGCGACCTCGAGGGCGAGACGGTGTCGATGTCCGACATCCTCTCGGTGAGCGGGAGCCTGGTGCCGCTGGTCATGCTGAAGAACGCGGGCCTCGACATCGGCAACGCCCCCGACGGCGACGCGGCCGACTTCAACGTCGAGAACAGCGACCACACGACCGCTCGCGACCAGATGATGGAGCGCGACGACGTCGCCGCGGCGGCGACCGGCGCGTTCTCTACGGCCGCGCACGTCCCGCAGGAGCAGTTCGACGAGATGTCCGACGACTTCGCCGACATCTCCGCGGAGTACGAGAGCGCCGGCACCGAGGACCCCGAACTCCAGCTGCTGGCCGTCTCTGACCCGCTCCCGCGCGCCCCGCTGATGTCTCGGAGCGCCTGGGACGCCGACATCCGCCAGGACGTCGAGGAGGCGATCCTGAACGCCGAGCCCGAGGACCTCGAACACGGCGACGACTACGAGGGCGAGTCGCTCTGGTTCACCGGTATCGAGGAGGGTTCGCTCGACGACTACGAACCGATCCAACAGGTCATGGACGAACTCGGCCTCGAATTCAGCGATCTCTCGTAA